The Microbacterium sp. LWO12-1.2 genome includes a window with the following:
- a CDS encoding ABC transporter ATP-binding protein: MMPSLKFEDVRISYSTFERGGRGVVEAVRGVTLDVPEGATIGLAGESGCGKSTLAMSVLRLLPRNARIDGRILLGEESVADMGWGRLRAVRWTEAAIVFQGAMHSLNPVQRVGDQIVEALVLHATGSRAKYRERAEQDRRVVELLQQVDLPKSKARSYPHELSGGQKQRVMIALALACEPEIIIADEPTTALDVIVQDQILNLLKQMVRERGLSLIMISHDLSVLASTCERIVVMQQGRIVEEGPSAEVMSNPQHVHTRALAAAFPTIGDWSSRLSLPAYTSPEAPGPNGPGSRPAPEPSEISATPTGLLSLTDAVIAVRGVTVSFGGGDRGHVAVDDVDLTCRPGEIIALVGQSGSGKTTLARTILGLQQPTSGDVMYRGRPLSTRRKDLKEYRSRVQFVLQDPSAALNPKQSVYEAVAEGPRLHRWPGDERDVVAQALTDAELTPPEKYFQAIPQELSGGQRQRVVIAGALALGPEFLVADEPVASLDASVRAGVLALLLRLRCERGLGALVITHDLGLAWNIADRVAVMYRGRIIEHGTVEEVLLDPQHEYTKRLLAVVPSRELRERPTGEDR; the protein is encoded by the coding sequence ATGATGCCCAGTCTGAAGTTCGAGGATGTCCGGATCAGCTACTCCACCTTCGAGCGGGGAGGCCGGGGCGTCGTGGAAGCGGTGCGCGGCGTCACGCTCGACGTGCCGGAGGGCGCGACCATCGGCCTCGCCGGTGAGTCGGGGTGCGGCAAGTCCACGCTCGCGATGAGCGTGCTCCGATTGCTGCCACGGAACGCCCGCATCGACGGGCGCATCCTGCTCGGCGAGGAATCCGTCGCCGACATGGGATGGGGGCGCCTGCGCGCGGTCCGCTGGACCGAGGCGGCGATCGTGTTCCAGGGGGCGATGCACTCGCTCAACCCCGTGCAGCGGGTGGGCGACCAGATCGTCGAGGCGCTGGTGCTGCACGCGACCGGGAGCAGGGCGAAGTACCGCGAGCGAGCCGAGCAGGACCGGCGCGTCGTCGAGCTGCTGCAGCAGGTCGATCTGCCGAAGTCCAAGGCGCGGTCGTATCCTCATGAGCTCTCCGGCGGTCAGAAGCAGCGTGTGATGATCGCCCTCGCACTCGCCTGCGAGCCGGAGATCATCATCGCGGATGAGCCGACCACCGCTCTCGACGTGATCGTGCAGGACCAGATCCTGAACCTGTTGAAGCAGATGGTCCGCGAACGCGGCCTGTCGCTGATCATGATCAGCCACGACCTCTCGGTTCTCGCGTCCACCTGCGAACGCATCGTCGTGATGCAGCAGGGCAGGATCGTGGAGGAGGGGCCGTCGGCAGAGGTCATGTCGAATCCGCAGCATGTTCATACACGGGCGCTCGCTGCCGCGTTCCCGACCATCGGCGACTGGTCGTCGCGTCTGTCGCTTCCCGCGTACACGTCGCCGGAAGCACCCGGCCCGAACGGTCCAGGCTCGCGTCCGGCACCCGAGCCGAGCGAAATCTCCGCGACGCCGACGGGTCTGCTCTCGCTCACGGATGCGGTGATCGCGGTGCGAGGCGTGACCGTCTCCTTCGGTGGGGGCGACCGGGGACACGTGGCCGTCGATGACGTCGACCTCACGTGTCGACCCGGCGAGATCATCGCGCTCGTCGGACAGTCCGGATCAGGGAAGACCACCCTCGCCCGCACGATCCTCGGGCTGCAGCAGCCGACCAGCGGCGACGTCATGTACCGCGGACGTCCGCTGTCCACGCGCCGGAAGGACCTCAAGGAGTACCGGTCGCGCGTGCAGTTCGTGTTGCAGGATCCCTCAGCCGCACTGAACCCCAAGCAGTCCGTGTACGAGGCCGTCGCCGAGGGCCCGCGACTGCACCGGTGGCCGGGTGATGAGCGCGACGTCGTGGCGCAGGCTCTGACGGATGCCGAGCTGACCCCGCCGGAGAAGTACTTCCAGGCGATTCCGCAGGAGCTCTCCGGAGGGCAGCGCCAGCGGGTCGTGATCGCGGGAGCGCTCGCCCTCGGCCCGGAGTTCCTCGTCGCCGACGAACCTGTCGCGAGCCTGGACGCCTCGGTCCGCGCCGGCGTGCTCGCCTTGCTGCTTCGGCTGCGGTGCGAGCGGGGTCTTGGTGCCCTCGTCATCACGCACGATCTGGGGTTGGCGTGGAACATCGCCGACCGTGTGGCCGTGATGTATCGCGGCAGGATCATCGAGCACGGCACCGTGGAAGAAGTGCTCCTGGACCCGCAGCACGAGTACACGAAGCGTCTGCTCGCCGTGGTCCCGTCGCGGGAGCTGCGCGAGCGTCCGACGGGGGAGGACCGATGA
- a CDS encoding S66 peptidase family protein — translation MTVGAALPGPLRHGDRVALVAPSSAISDERLTEALDLLARWDLEPVLGAHVRDTHPRAGTYLAGADADRAVDLMRAWTDDSVAAVLCLCGGYGAVRILDHLDVPRLRAARPKMLVGSSDITGLHEFWERELAVPTLFAPMLGTNDLMSDPGNLIALHRALFTATEERTLQAPGAEAIVEGEAQGTLTGGNLSLLAMTTGSHSSAPRAAGKIVLLEDVEEKTYRVDGFLVSLLRSGYFDGAVGIALGTWHECGPLPEIRALVEELLAPLGIPLIWGLPFGHGPGVDSVPLGVRARIIADAGQPRIELLR, via the coding sequence ATGACCGTGGGCGCCGCACTGCCGGGACCACTGCGTCACGGCGATCGGGTCGCGTTGGTCGCACCCTCGAGTGCGATCTCCGATGAGCGACTGACGGAGGCGCTCGATCTGCTGGCGAGGTGGGATCTGGAGCCGGTGCTCGGCGCGCACGTACGCGACACGCATCCGCGGGCGGGGACCTACCTCGCCGGCGCGGATGCCGATCGTGCGGTGGACCTGATGCGCGCATGGACGGATGACTCGGTCGCGGCCGTGCTCTGCCTGTGCGGAGGCTACGGCGCGGTGCGGATCCTGGACCACCTGGACGTGCCGCGACTGCGTGCCGCGCGACCCAAGATGCTCGTGGGGTCGTCGGACATCACCGGACTGCACGAGTTCTGGGAGCGCGAGCTCGCAGTGCCCACTCTGTTCGCGCCGATGCTCGGCACGAACGATCTCATGAGCGACCCGGGGAACCTCATCGCGCTGCACCGCGCGCTGTTCACCGCAACGGAGGAGCGCACGCTGCAGGCTCCGGGGGCGGAGGCGATCGTCGAGGGCGAGGCCCAAGGCACGCTCACCGGCGGCAACCTGAGCCTGCTCGCCATGACCACCGGTTCGCATTCGTCGGCACCACGTGCGGCGGGGAAGATCGTGCTCCTGGAAGACGTGGAGGAGAAGACCTATCGGGTGGACGGCTTCCTGGTCTCGCTCCTGCGCTCGGGATACTTCGACGGCGCCGTCGGTATTGCGCTCGGTACCTGGCACGAGTGCGGGCCGCTGCCGGAGATCCGCGCTCTCGTCGAAGAACTCCTCGCACCGCTCGGCATCCCGCTCATCTGGGGCCTTCCCTTCGGCCACGGTCCGGGTGTCGACAGCGTGCCGCTGGGTGTTCGGGCCCGGATCATCGCCGACGCCGGTCAGCCGCGGATCGAACTGCTCCGGTGA
- a CDS encoding ABC transporter permease has product MTQILESPRPRARSVASARRRARLAEVWREFCTHRSGVVGLVILIVVIALATLAPVLFPAEMLDVTKIDNPLNSPPTAGLPLGTDPSGRSVLAMLVWGARASLLVGFAATLVSMVIGTAVGMASGHFRGPTQAILLRIVDFFLVVPSLVLAIVLSSVLGAGVTTIIVAIGVTSWASTARLVRSQTLTVESRGYIERSWALGAGDGHILWKHVLPAVLPLVLANTTLTVGSAIISESTLAFLGLGDPSTISWGSMLKLALDTGAATAGYWWYLLPPGLAIVLVVLAFTLAGRAFEAVVNPTLRGR; this is encoded by the coding sequence ATGACTCAGATCCTCGAATCCCCGCGTCCCCGTGCCCGCAGTGTCGCCTCTGCGCGACGACGAGCCCGTCTCGCCGAAGTCTGGCGTGAGTTCTGCACCCACCGATCCGGTGTCGTCGGCCTGGTCATCCTGATCGTCGTGATCGCGCTGGCGACGCTCGCCCCCGTGCTGTTCCCGGCGGAGATGCTCGACGTCACCAAGATCGACAATCCGCTGAACTCGCCACCCACGGCCGGACTGCCGCTCGGCACCGATCCCTCGGGCCGCAGCGTCCTCGCGATGCTGGTGTGGGGCGCGCGGGCGTCGTTGCTGGTCGGTTTCGCCGCCACGCTCGTGTCGATGGTCATCGGCACGGCCGTCGGAATGGCCTCCGGGCACTTCCGTGGCCCGACGCAGGCGATCCTGCTCCGCATCGTCGACTTCTTCCTGGTCGTGCCATCGCTCGTGCTCGCGATCGTCCTCTCGAGCGTCCTGGGCGCCGGAGTGACGACCATCATCGTCGCGATCGGTGTGACCTCCTGGGCCTCGACCGCCAGGCTGGTGCGCTCTCAGACGCTCACCGTGGAGTCGCGCGGGTACATCGAACGATCCTGGGCTCTCGGGGCAGGAGACGGACACATCCTGTGGAAGCACGTGCTCCCGGCCGTTCTGCCCTTGGTGCTGGCGAACACCACGCTCACCGTCGGATCGGCGATCATCTCCGAGTCCACCCTGGCCTTTCTGGGGCTTGGTGATCCTTCGACGATCTCCTGGGGGTCGATGCTGAAGCTCGCACTCGACACCGGAGCCGCGACCGCCGGGTACTGGTGGTATCTGCTCCCTCCTGGACTCGCCATCGTGCTGGTCGTGCTGGCGTTCACGCTCGCCGGCCGTGCATTCGAAGCTGTTGTGAACCCGACGTTGCGAGGTCGATGA